The Anopheles merus strain MAF chromosome 2L, AmerM5.1, whole genome shotgun sequence genome has a segment encoding these proteins:
- the LOC121593121 gene encoding cuticle protein 19-like — protein sequence MAFKFVVFASLVAFAAAFPGGYGDYYGSEHQLDAGHHEYGQVARISLGDGHGHHEYHEDEHVDYYAPPKYAFKYGVNDFHTGDVKSQHETRDGDVVKGQYSLVEPDGSVRTVDYTADKHSGFNAVVHKTAPVSHHQGGHY from the exons ATGGCCTTCAAG TTTGTGGTATTTGCATCGCTGGTTGCCTTCGCCGCCGCCTTCCCCGGTGGATACGGCGACTACTACGGCTCGGAGCATCAGCTCGACGCCGGCCACCACGAGTACGGCCAGGTGGCGCGCATCTCGCTCGGTGACGGCCATGGACATCACGAATACCACGAGGATGAGCACGTTGACTACTAC GCCCCGCCCAAGTACGCCTTCAAGTACGGAGTCAACGACTTCCACACCGGGGACGTGAAGTCGCAGCACGAGACGCGCGACGGTGATGTCGTCAAGGGTCAGTACTCGCTGGTCGAGCCGGACGGTTCCGTGCGCACCGTCGACTACACTGCCGACAAGCACTCGGGCTTCAACGCGGTCGTCCACAAGACGGCTCCGGTCAGCCACCACCAGGGTGGACACTACTAG